The following are from one region of the Carassius auratus strain Wakin chromosome 13, ASM336829v1, whole genome shotgun sequence genome:
- the LOC113112886 gene encoding homeobox protein EMX2, which produces MFQPTPKRCFTIESLVAKDNPLPASRSEEPIRPAALSYANSSQMNPFLNGFHSSGRGVYSNPDLVFAEAVSHPPNSAVPVHSVPPPHALAAHPLSSSHSPHPLFASQQRDPSTFYPWLIHRYRYLGHRFQGNETSPESFLLHNALARKPKRIRTAFSPSQLLRLEHAFEKNHYVVGAERKQLAHSLSLTETQVKVWFQNRRTKFKRQKLEEEGSDSQQKKKGTHHINRWRMATKQGSPEEIDVTSDD; this is translated from the exons ATGTTTCAGCCCACACCGAAGAGGTGTTTTACCATAGAGTCTTTGGTCGCGAAGGATAATCCTTTGCCAGCGTCGAGATCCGAGGAGCCCATACGACCAGCGGCTCTCAGCTATGCAAACTCAAGCCAGATGAACCCATTTCTAAACGGCTTTCATTCCAGCGGCAGGGGCGTCTACTCAAACCCGGACTTGGTGTTCGCTGAGGCTGTTTCACATCCTCCCAACTCCGCCGTCCCAGTTCATTCAGTACCTCCTCCTCACGCTTTGGCTGCTCACCCGCTGTCGTCCTCGCACAGTCCGCACCCTCTTTTCGCAAGCCAGCAAAGGGACCCTTCAACTTTTTATCCATGGTTGATACATAGATATAGATACTTGGGTCACAGATTTCAAG GAAACGAAACGAGTCCTGAAAGCTTCCTATTGCACAATGCACTGGCAAGAAAGCCCAAAAGGATTCGTACAGCTTTTTCTCCATCACAGCTACTACGGCTTGAACATGCTTTCGAAAAAAATCATTACGTAGTCGGTGCGGAACGAAAACAGCTCGCTCACAGCCTTAGCCTCACAGAAACTCAG GTAAAAGTTTGGTTTCAGAATAGAAGGACGAAGTTCAAGCGTCAGAAACTGGAGGAGGAAGGTTCGGATTCAcaacagaaaaagaaaggaaCTCATCACATAAACCGATGGAGGATGGCCACAAAACAAGGAAGCCCGGAGGAAATTGACGTCACCTCAGACGATTAA